One window of the Nicotiana tabacum cultivar K326 chromosome 4, ASM71507v2, whole genome shotgun sequence genome contains the following:
- the LOC107774111 gene encoding BTB/POZ and TAZ domain-containing protein 1, giving the protein MSPTNFATDFEGFSGEMPEADIQIITSGRRRIPAHSTVLAAASSVLESILVRPQKRRSSEKTIRILGVPCDAVTVFVQFLSSFKCSEEQMEKHGIHLLALSHVYLVPQLKQRCTKGLAEQLTIKNAVDVLQLARLCDAPDLYLKCLKFISTNFKKVERTEGWKFLQDHDSLLELEILQFMDEADSRKKRTRRHRREQNLYLQLSEAMDCIEHICTEGCTSVGPCHEEPCTKKLPCSKFKTCQGVQLLIRHFATCKRRVNGGCLRCKRMWQLLRLHSSICDKPDECRVPLCRQLKVKVQQKGDDALWESLVRKVVSARTISSLSLPKRKREEEPKMNLDHHQVRSF; this is encoded by the exons ATGTCGCCTACTAACTTTGCTAccgattttgagggattttccgGCGAAATGCCTGAAGCCGACATTCAAATCATCACCTCCGGTCGCCGCCGCATTCCGGCACATTCTACTGTTCTG GCTGCGGCTTCGTCAGTTCTGGAGAGCATACTGGTTCGGCCGCAAAAGCGACGGAGCTCGGAGAAAACTATTCGGATTCTGGGTGTTCCCTGCGACGCCGTTACCGTGTTTGTCCAGTTTCTCTCTTCTTTCAA GTGCAGTGAGGAACAGATGGAGAAACATGGAATTCATCTTCTAGCACTCTCTCATGTGTACTTGGTACCACAACTAAAGCAGAGATGCACAAAGGGGTTAGCTGAGCAATTGACCATTAAAAATGCGGTAGATGTTCTTCAACTGGCCAGGCTCTGTGATGCACCTGATCTTTATCTCAAGTGCTTGAAATTTATATCAACCAATTTCAAGAAAGTTGAGAGGACTGAGGGTTGGAAGTTCCTCCAAGATCATGACTCTTTGCTTGAACTTGAAATTCTGCAGTTCATGGATGAGGCTGACTCG AGGAAGAAGAGGACAAGAAGACACAGACGGGAGCAGAACTTGTATTTACAGCTAAGCGAAGCGATGGATTGTATAGAGCACATATGCACTGAAGGATGCACCAGCGTGGGGCCATGTCATGAGGAGCCCTGCACAAAGAAGCTTCCATGTAGCAAATTCAAAACATGTCAAGGCGTCCAGCTCCTTATTCGACACTTCGCTACGTGTAAGAGAAGGGTGAATGGAGGTTGTTTGCGATGCAAAAGGATGTGGCAACTCCTTAGATTGCACTCTTCTATTTGTGACAAACCTGATGAATGCCGAGTTCCACTGTGCAG ACAACTCAAAGTGAAGGTGCAACAAAAGGGAGATGATGCGCTATGGGAATCACTTGTTAGAAAGGTGGTGTCAGCCAGAACCATATCCTCATTATCTCTGCccaaaagaaagagagaagaggAACCAAAGATGAACTTAGACCATCATCAAGTGAGAAGCTTTTGA